From the genome of Anoplopoma fimbria isolate UVic2021 breed Golden Eagle Sablefish chromosome 1, Afim_UVic_2022, whole genome shotgun sequence, one region includes:
- the LOC129091620 gene encoding transcription regulator protein BACH1-like, which yields MSVQAPRISVFTFQSAVHSAHVLQCLDDQRKQDVLCDVTVVVENRSFRAHRSVLASCSEYFHNRVANVTQQNPIITLPDEVTIEGFEPLLQFAYTSKLPFTKENIHAIHSSAEFLGFHDLESTCFDFLIPKFSEGKRTSQEVRRRGCCLSRDPSASFGPGTGSSQPKSLESHSSRPLRGDEETDLPSECPQSAQGQKTSGEEHFCLENCGPQMPSLSLELTANGVCPMLSLPCPDSDKADHPSQFCETDILEIGDVCNQSELSLADCGLPCELSTPGDMILPELIEPAGRDVEQTVETLGAETDCNPGSCPLKTSGADDCHELLEQSEAGLEQKMEGDLTDPTISALSPEEGNGERSSVEREVAEHLAKGFWSDLCPSQAQPLPLEPMDQNNLAKASDFHWLKQLDLSSSVGDCPFLRDFGTGDDGAPHPDSLSQSEKSPYMSSSPNSGDDSDLDTDGDTEANNKRAAEIQLPFPVEQISALSRSAFQQLLRNHHLNQDQLEFVHDVRRRSKNRVAAQRCRKRKLDSIYQLECEIKRLKSQKERLLYERTDLEHNLEETRQSLCGLCKSVSFETGSDQDHLQLLAKVSSPDSPVYSPRILRNDEESQITIKMVSSSECDPSEPPAYSVQTAAPEAGTQTEEAVSPQSCPVSASLLNACMDMNNSL from the exons ATGTCGGTCCAAGCTCCTCGCATTTCAGTGTTCACCTTTCAGTCTGCAGTGCACAGCGCCCATGTTCTCCAGTGTCTGGATGATCAGAGGAAGCAGGATGTTCTGTGTGATGTGACCGTGGTGGTAGAAAACAGGAGTTTCCGGGCCCACCGCTCTGTCTTGGCTTCCTGCAGTGAATACTTTCACAACAGGGTTGCCAATGTCACCCAACAGAATCCTATCATCACCTTGCCTGATGAG GTGACCATTGAGGGGTTTGAACCTTTGCTTCAATTTGCCTACACATCAAAGCTACCCTTCACCAAAGAAAATATTCATGCCATTCACAGCAGTGCAGAGTTTTTAGGATTTCATGATTTGGAGTCGACATGCTTTGATTTCCTCATCCCAAAGTTTTCTGAAGGCAAAAGAACGTCACAAGAGGTCAGGCGTAGAGGCTGTTGTCTGAGCCGGGATCCCAGTGCCAGTTTTGGCCCCGGCACAGGAAGCAGCCAACCAAAATCATTGGAGTCACACAGCTCCAGGCCTTTAAGAGGTGATGAAGAAACAGATCTCCCATCAGAGTGTCCTCAGAGCGCACAGGGTCAGAAGACCAGTGGGGAAGAACACTTTTGTTTGGAGAACTGTGGGCCACAAATGCCCTCCTTATCTTTGGAGTTAACAGCAAATGGTGTGTGTCCAATGTTGTCTTTGCCATGCCCAGACTCTGACAAAGCAGATCATCCCTCTCAGTTTTGTGAGACAGACATTTTAGAGATAGGAGATGTGTGTAATCAAAGTGAGTTGAGTTTGGCAGATTGTGGCTTACCCTGTGAGCTGTCAACCCCAGGGGATATGATTCTGCCAGAACTCATTGAGCCAGCAGGCAGAGATGTTGAGCAGACTGTGGAGACGCTCGGTGCTGAAACCGACTGCAACCCTGGTTCATGTCCACTCAAAACATCGGGAGCGGATGATTGCCATGAGTTATTAGAGCAGAGTGAGGCTGGCCTTGAACAGAAAATGGAAGGTGATCTAACAGACCCAACAATATCTGCTCTAAGTCCAGAAGAGGGAAATGGGGAgaggagcagcgtggagagggaGGTAGCTGAACATCTGGCAAAGGGATTTTGGTCTGACCTATGTCCATCTCAGGCTCAACCACTCCCTTTGGAACCAATGGACCAAAACAATCTGGCAAAAGCATCAGACTTCCATTGGCTTAAGCAGCTCGACCTGAGCTCCAGTGTAGGAGACTGTCCCTTCCTCAGGGATTTTGGGACAGGTGACGACGGGGCCCCACACCCTGACAGCCTGTCCCAGTCAGAGAAGAGCCCTTACATGTCCTCCTCCCCCAACTCCGGGGACGATTCAGACCTGGACACAGATGGAGATACTGAGGCCAACAACAAAAGAGCAGCAGAG ATTCAGCTCCCATTCCCTGTGGAGCAGATCTCAGCCCTGAGCCGGAGTGCCTTCCAGCAGCTTCTGAGAAACCATCACTTGAATCAAGATCAGCTTGAATTTGTCCATGATGTTCGTCGACGAAGCAAAAACAGAGTGGCTGCACAGCGCTGCCGAAAGAGGAAACTAGACAGCATATACCAGCTAGAATGTGAAATCAAAAGATTA AAAAGCCAGAAAGAGCGTCTGCTGTACGAGCGAACCGATCTGGAGCACAATCTGGAGGAGACGCGACAGAGTCTGTGCGGGTTATGCAAGAGCGTTAGCTTCGAGACTGGCTCTGATCAGGACCACTTGCAGCTTCTTGCCAAGGTGTCCTCACCAGACTCCCCCGTCTACTCCCCTCGCATTTTGCGTAACGATGAGGAGTCCCAGATCACTATCAAAATGGTAAGTTCTTCAGAGTGTGACCCAAGCGAGCCACCTGCATACTCGGTCCAAACTGCTGCACCAGAGGCTggcacacagacagaggaggcAGTTTCACCACAGAGCTGCCCTGTCTCTGCGTCTCTGCTCAATGCCTGTATGGACATGAACAACAGCTTATAA
- the usp16 gene encoding ubiquitin carboxyl-terminal hydrolase 16, with protein MGKKRGKDKSSREDDEFDLAGPSCRHIKKGTDQTLLKKLSGNSEWTSCQDCKHEENKENISTTMPQDAEEETESTAIWMCLKCGHIGCGRNSENKHAIQHYETPRSDPHCLVISLDNWNVWCYICDDEVQYSRTGHLAQLVTNLKKQTSADPIKRPQKRVKEEDSLLEVDQKIETVKAEESEDNENKGHQKKNTKKDSVGKSQKSGTSEDNGGVLVKGLSNLGNTCFFNAVIQNLSQTQLLRQTLNKVTEQNISLNIKPVASSDLAPIAMQLGQPGSLTLAMCQVLNEIQESKKGVVTPRELFTQVCKKAARFKGFQQQDSQELLRYLLDGMRAEEIKRVSSGIMEALKESRKGTDAEALKTLVKEYEKNGFPKNFVDQVFGGEMTSTVMCQQCKTVSVVTEMFLDLSLPVSDEAYRKKNQKKAVQNTSESSQDGRNSPPLTNGNDDIPIGSGSKYQQKKAKKQAKKQAKHQKRQQKIEGRVTLDSLSSPSHTESEQTDATSDAKDRENDDNATHEEASLSEGSPAHISVSEQDEKNLDQLQDEKNEEEEEEEEEDEDLEIDCDSSATSAVGNRFTVLSDEQPSKGGILDDDITDMDLEREEDSQLVSEMEKVTLDDAFIEESNAVDPTTESDDEPLEAKEYTVVSQDPELAFNTLATRTAPEKQECSVQSCLFHFTEVETLTQNNSLLCVTCTKRQPNKDKAGGSKKNVYTDALKQMLISSPPPVLTLHLKRFQQNGYSICKVNRHVHFPLILDLAPFCAVKCKNLTEGDTQISYSLYGIVEHSGTMRSGHYTAYVKARPECHKTSSNGLTAEGPVEPPRGSWFHISDTSVQPVSESKVQSCQAYLLFYERIL; from the exons ATgggaaagaaaagggggaagGACAAGAGCTCCAGAGAGGACGATGAATTTGACCTGGCag GTCCATCCTGCAGGCATATAAAAAAGGGAACAGACCAAACTCTTTTAAAGAAACTCTCAGGGAATTCTGAATGGACGAGTTGCCAGGATTGTAAgcatgaagaaaataaagagaatatcaGCACCACTATGCCACAAGACGCAGAAGAGGAAACGGAATCAACAGCCATATGGATGTGCTTGAAATGTGGCCATATA GGATGTGGACGAAACTCTGAGAACAAGCATGCCATTCAACATTACGAGACTCCTCGGTCGGATCCACATTGCCTGGTAATCAGTTTGGACAACTGGAATGTTTG GTGTTACATATGTGATGATGAAGTCCAGTACTCAAGAACCGGACATTTGGCTCAGCTGGTGACCAACCTAAAAAAGCAAACTTCTGCAGATCCCATCAAGAGGCCGCAGAAAA GAGTGAAAGAAGAAGACAGCTTGTTAGAAGTTGATCAGAAGATAGAGACTGTAAAGGCAGAGGAAAGTGAGgacaatgaaaacaaaggccatcaaaagaaaaacaccaagaaAGACAGTGTTGGAAAATCACAAAAGTCTGGCACATCTGAAGACAATGGTGGTGTTTTGGTAAAAGGACTGAGCAACCTGGGAAACACATGTTTCTTTAATGCAGTCATTCAG AATCTTTCTCAAACACAGCTCTTAAGACAGACTCTCAACAAAGTGACAGAACAGAACATTAGTCTCAACATTAAACCTGTTGCTTCCTCGGATCTG GCTCCTATTGCAATGCAGCTAGGCCAGCCTGGATCCCTGACTTTGGCTATGTGTCAAGTACTCAATGAAATACAGGAATCCAAGAAAGGTGTGGTAACACCACGAGAGTTGTTCACACAAGTTTGTAAAAA GGCTGCCAGGTTCAAAGGATTTCAGCAGCAAGATAGCCAGGAGCTGCTACGCTACCTTCTGGATGGGATGCGAGCTGAAGAGATCAAA AGAGTAAGCTCAGGGATCATGGAGGCATTGAAAGAATCTAGAAAAGGCACAGATGCAGAGGCGCTGAAAACACTAGTTAAAG AGTACGAAAAAAATGGATTTCCAAAAAACTTTGTTGACCAAGTTTTTGGTGGGGAAATGACCAGCACTGTAATGTGTCAGCAGTGTAAAACG GTGTCTGTGGTCACAGAGATGTTTTTGGACCTTTCCCTTCCTGTTTCTGACGAG GCATACAGAAAGAAGAACCAGAAAAAAGCAGTTCAGAACACCAGTGAGTCAAGCCAGGATGGCAGAAACAGCCCTCCTTTGACAAACGGGAATGATGACATTCCCATCGGATCCGGCAGCAAGTACCAGcagaagaaagcaaagaaacagGCAAAGAAGCAGGCAAAG CATCAAAAGAGGCAGCAGAAGATTGAGGGCAGAGTCACTTTGGACAGTCTCTCATCTCCGAGCCACACAGAGAGTGAACAGACCGATGCTACGTCAGATGCAAAGGACAGGGAAAATGATGACAATGCAACACATGAAGAAGCCTCACTAAGTGAGGGGAGTCCTGCACATATCAGTGTGTCTGAACAGGATGAGAAGAACCTTGACCAGCTCCAGGATGAGAAgaacgaagaggaggaggaggaggaggaggaggatgaggatttAGAGATCGACTGCGACTCATCTGCCACGTCAGCAGTCGGCAACCGTTTTACCGTCTTATCAGACGAGCAGCCCTCAAAGGGTGGCATCTTAGACGATGACATAACTGACATGGAtctggaaagagaagaggactCACAGCTGGTGAGTGAAATGGAGAAAGTAACTCTGGATGATGCCTTCATAGAAGAATCTAATGCTGTGGATCCAACAACGGAGAGTGATGATGAGCCACTGGAGGCTAAAGAGTACACTGTAGTAAGTCAGGACCCAGAGCTGGCCTTCAACACACTGGCTACCAGGACAGCCCCTGAGAAACAGGAGTGTTCAGTCCAGTCATGCCTTTTTCACTTCACAGAGGTTGAAACCCTCACGCAGAACAACAGCCTGCTATGTGTCACCTGCACTAAACGGCAgccaaacaaagacaaagctgGAG GATCCAAGAAGAATGTCTACACTGATGCCTTGAAGCAAATGCTAATCTCTTCGCCCCCACCAGTGCTTACCCTTCATTTGAAAAGGTTTCAACAG AATGGATACAGTATTTGTAAGGTGAACAGGCATGTCCATTTCCCCCTGATACTGGATCTAGCTCCTTTTTGTGCGGTCAAATGCAag AACTTGACAGAGGGAGATACTCAGATTTCGTACAGTTTGTACGGTATCGTAGAGCACAGCGGAACAATGAGGTCAGGTCATTACACGGCGTATGTGAAAGCGCGACCTGAGTGCCATAAAACCTCATCCAACGGACTTACAGCTGAAG GACCTGTAGAGCCACCCAGAGGATCCTGGTTCCATATCAGCGACACAAGTGTTCAGCCTGTGAGCGAGAGTAAAGTCCAGAGTTGCCAAGCCTACCTCCTCTTCTATGAAAGAATCCTCTAA
- the rwdd2b gene encoding RWD domain-containing protein 2B: MSHLEWAESQLAEIELLTSMFPTREELEITDQLALAELRDYVEESASKDSPPSSRPQFFIKQKLDIASIERTDVVLSCAYPSEYPSVLPEITVRCASLSRAQQTQLHTDLNAYLMENCQGEVCVLSAVDWLKDNLQLFINKSLSASSASKKESSSPRPQEVFSRLWIYSHHIYNKTKRKNILEWSKELGLSGFSMPGKPGIVCVEGPHSACEEFWSRVKVLTWKKIMIRHREDIPLDGLGEDSRAVESIDSLRKFTGFEEAMFDPHGNRGNHMDLGQLYHFLNEKGCCDVFQIYFGIEGR; the protein is encoded by the exons ATGTCTCACTTAGAGTGGGCTGAGTCTCAGCTTGCAGAGATAGAGCTGCTGACCAGCATGTTTCCCACCCGGGAGGAGCTGGAGATCACAGACCAGCTGGCACTAGCTGAGCTCAGGGACTATGTGGAGGAATCAGCTTCAAAAGACAGTCCCCCTTCTTCCAGACCTcagtttttcatcaaacagAAGCTGGACATTGCAAGTATTGAGAGG ACAGATGTCGTTCTATCCTGTGCTTATCCATCTGAATACCCCAGTGTGTTACCAGAGATAACAGTCCG GTGTGCCAGTCTCAGCAGGGCCCAGCAGACACAGCTCCACACAGATCTTAATGCATACCTCATGGAAAACTGCCAGGGGGAAGTATGTGTGCTCTCCGCTGTAGACTGGTTGAAAGACAACCTGCAGCTCTTCATTAATAAGAGCTTATCAGCATCATCGGCTTCAAAGAAAGAGTCTTCCTCTCCTCGGCCACAGGAAGTGTTCAGCCGACTGTGGATTTACAGCCATCACATCTACAACAAGACGAAAAGAAAGAACATCTTGGAGTGGTCCAAGGAGCTGGGCCTGTCAGGATTTAGCATGCCTGGGAAGCCTggtattgtgtgtgtggaaggtCCTCATTCTGCCTGCGAGGAGTTCTGGTCCAG GGTGAAGGTTCTGACATGGAAGAAGATCATGATTCGACATAGAGAGGATATTCCCCTTGATGGTCTGGGCGAGGACAGCAGGGCTGTTGAAAGTATAGACTCGCTGCGCAAATTCACTGGCTTTGAAGAGGCAATGTTTGACCCCCATGGGAATAGAGGTAATCACATGGACCTTGGCCAGCTCTACCACTTCTTAAATGAGAAAGGCTGTTGTGATGTCTTTCAGATATATTTTGGCATTGAAGGGAGGTAG